The stretch of DNA CGATGAGGGTGGCGGGTCAGAATTGTCCCTTGGGCGGAAGGCCGAGCAGCTGCTGGCCGACCATGGTGCCGACGGCATCCCAGTTCATGGAAATGTGGCGCCCGACGGCATTTGCGTCGCGCCAGGCGCGCTGAACCGGGTTGGACATCTGCAGGCCGAGGCCGCCTGTCGATGCATTGAGTGCCTCCACGGCCCGAAGCGCCAGGCTGACCGCAAAGGATTGGCTGCGGCGGGCGAGAATCCGATCTTCCTCGGTGATCTCGGCGGCGCCATCCTCGCGGGCCTGGGCCAATTGCTGCGCCCGGGCAATATCGCGCAGTAGGATTTCGCGGGCGGCATCGACGGATGCGGAGGCTTCCGCCACGCGAAGCTGGATCGTCGGAAACTCCGCGATCTTGTTGTTGCCACCGGCAACCGCACCCCGTGTCACGCGGGTCCCGATGTGGCCGATATAGCTGTCGAGTGCGCCCTTCGCCGCACCGACGGCGGCGCTGCCGAGGCAGAAGGGAATGCCCATGAGGAGCGGAATGTTGAAAAGGCCGATGCCCTTGTAGCCACGCCCGCCCGGCGTTCTGCCGGAGGTCGCATCCGCAAAGCTCAGCATGCGGTATTCCGGAACGAAGACCTCTTCGAGGATCAGGCTCTTCGAGCCGGTGCCGGCGAGGCCGACGACATCCCAGGTCTCGGCAATGGTATAATCGCCGGCGGGAACCAGAAGAAACGCCGGCACCGGACGCTCGCCCTCGCCTTTCGGCGGAATGATCGCCGCACAGAGCGCCCATCCTGCATTTTCGCATCCGCTGGCAAAGGCCCAGTCGCCGGATAGCCGAAAACCACCCTCGACGCGTTCAGCCATGCGGACCGGCGCATAGGAACCGCAGAGCAGCGCATCCGGATTGCCGCCCCACACGTCCTGCTGAACCCGCTCGTCGAACATGGCGAGCAGCCATTGATGCGCGGAAAGCAGGCCGGCCACCCAGCCGGTGGAGGCACAGGCCGACGACAGTTCGATATTGGCATCGACAAGCTCGGCAAACGATCCTTCGGCGCCGCCGAAACGGGCAGGCTTGACGATATCGAAATAGCCGGCCGAGCGCAGCAGATCGATATTGCGGGCCGGCACGCGGCCGGATTTTTCCGTATCGCGCGCACCGGCACGGATTTCGTCCAGTACCGGGACGATGCGATCGGCAAGACATGCGGTCTCGACCCGCGCCGAGGCGGGAAACAGGGCGGCTGTATTGTTCATGGAACGACCTTCAGTTCTGGGATGCAGGAAGCGCGTGCTGTGGCGCGCAATATTTCGAGTTCTCGTACATCAGCGCGACGGTGTCTTGGGAAAGACGAGTATCCACCACCTGCCCGATGAAGATCGTGTGCGTTCCATAAGGAACGACGCCCATGCGGCGGCAGACGACTGAGGCATGGGCGGTGCCCAACACCATCATGCCGCGCTCATGGCGGACCCAATCGGCAGCGTCGAACCGGCGCTCGGGCGCAATCTTGCCGCTGAAACCTTCCGACACGGCGGCCTGCCTGTCGGTCAGAATGCTGACCGCGAATTCCGGCACTTCAAGTAGCATGTCATGCAGGTAGGTGCGATTGTTCAGGCAGATGAGAAGAGAGGGAGGATCCATCGAAAGCGATGTGACGGCCGTTGCCGTCATTCCATGATCCGCACCGTTGCGGCAGGCGGAAATGACTGTCACTGTCGCAGGGAAACGGCGCATGGTCGATCGAAACGCATCGCTGATCGGTGCGGGGGGCGGCGCTATGCCGAGGGCAGCAGTGGCAGACATGATTTCCTCCCGTGTCTCCTCGGGCTTCAAATTATTGCATATGCAACTATTGTCAATGCAAATTTATAACTCGGACGGGAAAATGTCTGG from Rhizobium sp. N324 encodes:
- a CDS encoding flavin-dependent monooxygenase, whose translation is MNNTAALFPASARVETACLADRIVPVLDEIRAGARDTEKSGRVPARNIDLLRSAGYFDIVKPARFGGAEGSFAELVDANIELSSACASTGWVAGLLSAHQWLLAMFDERVQQDVWGGNPDALLCGSYAPVRMAERVEGGFRLSGDWAFASGCENAGWALCAAIIPPKGEGERPVPAFLLVPAGDYTIAETWDVVGLAGTGSKSLILEEVFVPEYRMLSFADATSGRTPGGRGYKGIGLFNIPLLMGIPFCLGSAAVGAAKGALDSYIGHIGTRVTRGAVAGGNNKIAEFPTIQLRVAEASASVDAAREILLRDIARAQQLAQAREDGAAEITEEDRILARRSQSFAVSLALRAVEALNASTGGLGLQMSNPVQRAWRDANAVGRHISMNWDAVGTMVGQQLLGLPPKGQF
- a CDS encoding flavin reductase family protein, which encodes MSATAALGIAPPPAPISDAFRSTMRRFPATVTVISACRNGADHGMTATAVTSLSMDPPSLLICLNNRTYLHDMLLEVPEFAVSILTDRQAAVSEGFSGKIAPERRFDAADWVRHERGMMVLGTAHASVVCRRMGVVPYGTHTIFIGQVVDTRLSQDTVALMYENSKYCAPQHALPASQN